GGCCGATCACCTGGGGCGCCGGAGGTCCATCATCCTCGCATCCCTCATGTTTCTCCTGGGAACCATCATTGTGGTGGCGTCCCAGGGTCTCGACCCGTTCCTGGTGGGGAGGCTGTTCATCGGGGCGGCCATCGGCATCGCCTCGTTCATCTGTCCGATGTACATATCGGAGGTCTCGCCAAAGGGTATCCGGGGATCGATGGTCTCCCTCAACCAGCTCATGGTAACTGTGGGCATCCTACTGGCGTACTTCGTTTCCCTCTTTTTTGCATCCTCCTCCGATTGGCAGGCAATGTTCCTGGTGGGAATGGTCCCGGCAGCCGTCCTCCTCGTAGGCATCTTCGTTATGCCGAACAGCCCACGCTGGCTTGTTCTCAAGAGCCGGCACGATGATGCCGTTAAGGTCATCAAGCGCTTTCATAGTCCCCAGGACCCCGACTCGGAGATAACCGACACCATCAACGAGATGGAGGCGGCGGTCAGGAAGGAAAGAGGGGCTAAGATCAAGGACCTATTCACCGATAAGTTGAGGCTGGCGACCATGATCGGCGTCGGCCTCGCCATTTTGCAGCAAGCGACAGGCATCAATACCGTCATCTACTATGCGCCGACCATCTTCCAGCTTGCTGGTTTCCAGGGAGCCAGCGCGTCTATTTCCGCGAGCATATGGGTGGGGGTCACGAACGTGGCATTGACGGTCGTATCCATCTTTCTGGTCGATCGCATAGGGCGAAGGCCGCTGCTGCTCATCAGCCTTACAGGGATGGTCATCGCGCTTCTGGGACTGGGCATCTCTTTCCAAATGATATCCGGGGGCGGAGATGTAGGGACGATAACCGTCGCCCTGCTGATGCTCTATGTCGCTTCCTTCGCGATAGGCCTGGGCCCGGTGTTCTGGCTCCTCATCTCAGAGATTTATCCATTAAGGGCGAGGGGACAGGCTATGAGCCTGGCTACGGTGGCGAACTGGATGGCAAACTTCGTCATCTCATTGACCTTCCTGGGCCTGATCGACCTCCTGACTACCGGGGGCGTCTTCCTGCTATACGCGATCATAGGCATACTGGCCTTCGTGTTCATATGGAAGTTGGTCCCCGAGACCAAAGGTCTGTCTTTAGAGGAGATAGAGAAGAAGATAGAGGCTCACGAACACCATGTTCCCAAGGAGGCGCTCCATCCTAAGCGGATCGAAGGAGGCAAGTGAGGCGCAATTGCATGGTCAGGGTCCAACGGTCGAGGGAAGGAAGTGAGTGATCGCACAGGATATGAGCCGATAGCAGATTACGGTCTGATCGGGAATAGGTACTCCGCTGCCCTCATCAACAGTAAAGGTTCCATCGACTGGCTATGCATGCCGAGATTCGATTCTCCCTCTGTCTTCGCGAGGATGCTCGACCCTGAGAAAGGAGGTTTCTGGAGCATCTCGCCGATAGGGCAGTTCGAGAGCTCCCATAGATATATCGAAGACACCAATGTCCTGGAGACCACCTTCATAACGGCGGATGGAAAGGCGGTCATGATGGACTTTGGGGAGATCGATACCGGGCTTAGCGCAATGCATTTCTCGGTCCCCGGGCGATATATCCGCATACTGAAGGGACTCACCGGGACGGTTCGGTTCAGGAACGAATGCGCCCCCAGGCTAGAGTACGCCACCAAGATGCCTCGGTTCCGAGTGGATAGGAGAAATGCGGACTTTGATATCTTTCGCCTTACGGGGCCTGGCAGCTGGAAGGCGGATAACGAAGATGGGATGCTGACCTATGATCTTGACCTGAAGGGAGGTGAGAGCATCCCCTTCACCTTGCAGATACGGGGCGAGCCTCAACCTGAACGAGGCTCCCCGGACGAAGCTCTCCGCACAACATCCCATTTCTGGGAGGTCGCGAGCCAAAATTGCTTTTACCAGGGACCATATCGCAACATGGTGGTCAGGAGCGTGCTGACTTTGGCTCTTCTCTTCTATTCTCCCACCGGCGCTCTGGTCGCCGCGCCCACCACCTCTTTGCCCGAGGAGATGGGCGGGGAGAGGAACTGGGACTACCGCTATTCATGGCTTCGGGACTCCTCTTACTCTCTATACTCGCTCCTGTCCGTCGGATATGGATGGGGGTCTCATGTGATACCTGCGCACCGATGGATGCAGAACGTCATCTCCAGTTCCGGCAAGAACATCAAAATACTGTATCCGATCACGCCCGGCGGGTCCACGGAAGAGATGGAGCTGGGACATCTTCGGGGCTATCGTGACTCCCGGCCGGTGAGGATCGGTAACGGCGCCGTCGACCAGGTCCAGCTCGATGTCTTCGGGGAGCTGGCGCTGACCCAACGTCTGGCATCAGAGTCAGGCAAGTACAACATCGTTCCAGGCTGGTACTATACGCGGAGTTTGGCCGACTGGATTGCGGATAACTGGAGGGAGCCGGATGCAGGGCTATGGGAGAGCCGTGGCGGGGTCAAGCATTTCGTCTACGGGAAGGCGATGCTATGGGCCGCCCTGCAGGCAGCGGTGGAATCCGCAGGGAAGTGGGAGCTGGACGGCGATATCGAAAGGTGGCGAAGGGAGATGGACGAGTGCGGGAACGAGGTCCTTACGAAAGGATGGAGCGAGGATCTGGGAGCGTTCAAGCAGTCATACGAGGATGACGTTCTAGACGCCTCCAACCTACTGCTCTCGTTCATCGGGATCGTGGACGGCGAGGACCCGAGGATGATCGGGACGATAGACGCCACCCTTCGGCACCTGGTCAAGGACGGAATGTGCTATCGGTACGATACATCGAAGTTCGATGACGGGCTAAAGGGTAGCGAATCGTCGTTCGTTCTTTGCACCTTTTGGCTCGTGGAGGCACTGACCAGGGCCGGAAGGATCGAAGAGGCCCGAGAAATATACGAAGGGATCTTGGCCAAGGCCAGCTCCCTCGGGCTCTTCGCGGAGGAGCTGGACTCGAAAACGGGGGAGCACATCGGCAACTTCCCTCAGGCCTTTTCCCAACTGGGAGTCATCGGAGGGGCCGTGGCCCTGGCCAAGTACGGAGGGATGGGCAACATCGTCGAAAAGGTACCGCACCATCTTTCTGCAAAGAGGCACAACTCTCGATCCCATTAGGCGGTGGAGAGAACAAAGATGATCTTGGGCGAGATGGATCGTCTCGCCGGGACGAGGTCGAAAGAGGGGCCATACTCCACTGCTCCGAGGAGGTAGGGCTCGGTCGGAGTGGCTCCTGTGCCGACTGGTACTCAGGTTTCAGGGGGTCCGCCATCCTCGAGGGTCCGATAGCTCTTGCATTCCGATCAAAGGAGAAGTCAACAGGACGATGAGGACCAAGACGCTCATAAAGGAGGGGATATGGCGACATGAGGCTCGTCGTAGAGGAAGCCCGGCAAGACCTCTAGCAAGGGTCGGGAGGCCATTGCTTCGAACTTCAGAAGCCTCTCTCAATATCAAAGGAGCGCCTTTGCACGCTCGGTCTGGTCCCCCGAACCCTCGCCAGTGTAATCCGAGCTGGAAACCATTTTATAGAGTTAAACCGTTGGCCGCAACAATGGCAGAGGTCGCCTTTCCTGAGAAAGCCCAGAAGGTTCTATCCATCCTCCTTATACTCGGAGGTCTGGTGATGTACGTCGGGTGGGGGATCGCTTACGGGAGCTGGAACTTCTTCGAGCCACGCTTCATTCCCGTGTACGCCATCGTCGTCGTCCTGTTGCTCTTCGGTGGCCTGGGGCTGCTCCTTCTGAAGCATAAACAGTGAGCGGGAACCGATAACTAGAGGGGCGCCCATTACGGGCCCTGATAATTATGGACGATCAGGAAGTGATGGCCAAGGCCCTGGCCTTCGAGAAGTCCTTCAACTACCGCTTCAACGAGCTTGAGCTGCTGACGAGCGCGCTGGTGAGCAGCGGCTATCCCAACGAGCACAAGGATTTCAAACCTAAGGTCCGCCACGCGGTCCTGGCCAACCTCGGCGACGTTGTCATCGATCTGCTGGCCACCGAGCACTTGATCAGGGAGAAGCTCATGGAGGATGCCGGCCAGATCACGCTCATGCGGAGCAGGATGGTCAACGGAGGCAGCCTGAACGAGCTGGCCGGCCCGATCGTCCAGCTGCTGGTCATGACCAGCGGGGAGCGTAACGATCTGGAGCACAGCGCCATCCCGTGTGAGGCGCTGGAAGCGCTGGTCGGCGCCATCTACCTGGACGGAGGGCTGGCCCCCGCCAAGCGGTTGCTGGAGATGCTCGGGTTCTTCGACAGGGATTACGGAGAGTGAGCTCACATCGCCCGTGCCGCGTAGACTACCGTATCGGTCTCCTTACTGCAGCCCAAACACTTGCCGTGATACTCCTCTTTGATATATGGTGAGCCGAGGATCTTCAGCTCGGTGCGCTCCTCGATCTTCCGGCCGCACTCCTGCTCGCCGCACCAACCGAAGCGCAGCCACTTCTCCGGAACCTCCTTGAAGTCGAGCGAATCGACGTTGATGATGGAGTCGTCCAGGAACTTCTGGGCCTTCGAGCGCATGTCCTTGGCGATCTGGTCGAGCAGGGAGCGCACCTCCGTGGCGACATCTGCGCGACCGAAGCTTCCCTTCTTCCCATCGTCACGCCTGGCGTAGGCGACCACGCCCTTCTCGATATCCCTTGCCCCAAGCTCCAAGCGCAGGGGGACGCCCTTGAGCTCCCACTTGAAGAACTTGGCTCCCGGACGCTCGTCGCTGTCGTCCAGCACCACCCGGACGCCGGCGGCCTTCAGCTCGTCGCGCAGTGCCTTGGCCTTATCGCTGACATCCTGCACGTTGCCCTTGGCCAGGATGGGCACGATGACCACCTGGAAGGGAGCGATGGCCGGCGGGAGCACGAGGCCCTTGTCGTCACCGTGGACGCCCACGACCGAGCCGAGCAGCCGCTCGGACATGCCGTAGGTCGTCTGATGGACGTACTTGGTGCTGCCGTCGACATCCTCGTACTTGATATCGAACGGCCGGGAGAAGTTCTCCCGGTAGTGATGAATGGACCCCAGTTGCAGGCTTCGGCCCCGCATCATGGCGGTGTCGATGCCCACCGTGTAGTATGCGCCAGGGAACTTGTCCCACTCCGTCCGGCGGAGCAGCATGTATGGCAGGCATAGATTCTGCATGAGGTTCTCGAGGATGACGAAATCCTCCTCAACCTGACGCTGGGCATCGGCCTCATCGACGTGGCAGGTGTGCGACTCGAAGAAGTGGATCTCCCGCACCCGAATGAACGCCCGGGTCTGCTTGGTCTCATATCTGAAGGTGTTGACGATCTGGTAGATCTTGAGGGGAAGGTCGCCATGAGAACGCACCCAGATGGCGAACATAGGGTACATCGCCGTCTCCGACGTCGGGCGGAGCAACAGGGGTATGTCCAGCTCGTTCAGCCCAGCGTGGGTGACCCAGTACACCTCGGCATCGAAGCCCTTGATGTGGTCCTTCTCCTTCTGAAACTCTGTCTTGGGGATAAGCAGGGGGAAGCACACCTCATCGTGGCTGGTGGCGTCGAGTTCCTGGCGGATGAACGTATCGATGTACTGCATGATCTTCCAACCGTATGCCGGCCATACGTTCATGCCCTTGATGGGATAGCGCTTGTCAGTGAGACCAGCCTGTTCCACCAGGTCGTTGTACCATTCGCTGAAGTTGTCTTCCTTCTTCATCACTCACACCTGACCTAGCTGCACGGAATAAGGTTCCACATTAAAAAGGTTCGACGCGGCGTCTGGTGGCATCACCGCAGCGCCTTGGCGATCTGCGGCGCGACGGAGATGACCGACACCTCGTTCTCGATGGTGTTGGTCGAGTACACCGCATTGCAGCACTTACGCAGGCGGTCCAGCGCGCCCTTGGCGAACAGTCCGTGGGTGCACACCGCGGTAACACTCTTCGCGCCGAGGATCTTAAGCTGGTTGGCGGCCGCCTCAATCGTCCCGCCGGTGGAGATGATGTCGTCGACGATGAGGGCGTTCTTGTCCTTGGCGTCGACGTTCTTGGGTGCCATGCGCACCACCTCGCCGGACAGCCTGGTCTTCTCCAGGTGATCCCACTCCGCGCCGATGACCCGCGCGACCTCGCTCGCCCTCTGCAATGCTCCCTCATCCGGCGCAAGCACCAGATCGACCCCGTGGCCTTTGAAGAACTCCCCAATGCAGGGGGCGGCGTGCACGTCGTAGGCGTCGCCGCAGAACCAGTCGAGGACGATGGGCTTATGGATGTCCACGCTGACAAACTTCTTAGAGGTCAGCTCCATCAGCCGGACCATGACCTTGGCGCTGAGGGCCTCCCCCTTCTTGAAACGCTCATCCTGACGAGCGTAGCCGAAGTAGGGGACCACGGTGGTGACCTGCCTGGCGCCCAGCCCCACCGCAGCGTCCTGGAGCAACAACAGCTCGACCAGATTGCTGTCGGGGTGGGAGCTCTGTACGACGACCACCTCGTCGTCGAGGTCCTCCGCCTCGATGCGGACGTAACATTCCCCATCGGGGAAACGGGAGGTGTGGGCCTGCATGTACTTGCACCCCAGTTCCGTGGCCAGGTCCTGGGCCAGCATCTTGGAAGAGGAGCCACCGATGACTATCATTACCAGGGGCATAAGCATGACCGCTTTAACCTTTTGCGAACGGGGAATCCACTCCGCGACCATGAGAAGATGGCCAGAATAAATGCGCTTCAAATCAGTTCAACATCCATCGAGATCACCTGGAAGGCATGGTTGAACGTGATCGGAGCACTGGAGATATAGATGGTCAAGATGGCCGATATGTTATCTGCCTCGAGCGCGCGGTACACAGATCTATCGCTGTCCGCCACCGCGCACAACTCTCCGCGAGCGGCGGAGCAGACGATCGAGAGGATGCCTACTGTGCACTTCTCATTGTACCTGATATCAGGGTCCTGAGATAAGCACGTCCAGTGAGCAAGAGGTGGTCTTCGCCCCCAAGAGGGGAGCGAGGGATGACGGACATAGGCGAATCCTGAATGGAGGTCAGTATCTGTCAATGAGACTCAGATGGAAGACAGTATCTACACGAAGGGGACTTTTTCCCTCAAGGTGGAAGATGGCAGCGGATGAACAGAAAGTGGAACCGCCAATGGAGGTCGAGCACAGGGGCAAGGTCTGGAAGGGCGCCCCTAATGTGTTGCAGAGATGCTCTTTCTGTAACCTGCACAAGGAGTGCAAGGAAGCGCACGTTAAAAGGGGATCGCGCGCCTGCGCCGAGGCCCGCTATGCTGCGGGTTCCAGCGCTCGCGGGATAAGGTGAGACACTCACCGAGTTGGATGCTCTCCGGACCCGGACCGGTGACTGAAAATGGCCTGCGGCCCGGGATTCTCTATTGAAAACCTATTTATTCGCTACTTTCAATACATCGACGGGATGCATATGGATACTGAGGCGGAGGCACCGCCCTCTTCGGACGTTCAGCGCAGCGAGGCCCCTATCATAGTACCGTCCATGCCGTCGCCAGCGCCTGCGCCGGAGGTCACGGCCCCCGTGGCGGTGAACGCGACCTCCGCGCTCCCATCCTTCGGGGAGGGCAGGGACGCGGTGGGAATTATCTACGGGGACGTGGGCACGGCGGCCTATAACGTCAGCGTCATCGCCAACCTGGAGAAGATGGAATATGTGATGGCCCAGCACGAGCAGGCCGGATGGGTGCTGGGGCAGGTCATGGACATGCAGCGCAAGACCGACCTTTCCCTCGATCGGGCCAAGATGATATCCTTGGGCGAGGAGATCATGATCCACGAGAGGGTGGCGGCACAGATCACGGTCATAGGCTATCGCGACGAGCGGGGGTTGCTGCAGGTGCCCCGCACTCCGTTCAAGGCCGGCCAGCCGGTGTTCAAGGCGACCGACGATCTCATCAGGAAGGTCATCGGGCTCAAGGAGAACACCCCCACCGGCGCGTACATCGGATTGCTGTTCGGGCACGACATCAGAGTGGAGATGGACATCAACTCCATGGTCCAGAAGCATGTGAGCATCCTGGCCAAGACCGGTGGAGGCAAATCGTTCCTGTGCGGCGATCTCATAGAGGAGCTGATGAAGCACGATGTCACGGTCATGGTGCTAGATCCCCACGGCGAGTACGGGGCCATGCGGGAGGTCGGGCATGTGGGCAAGGGCCACCGGGACTTCAAGGTGACTGAGCGGGGGTTCGAGGAGCATATCATCGAGTTCGCCAGCGACACCGACGTCAACAAGAAGGCGAAGCCGTTGCGGTTCACCCTGGCCAACATAGAGGCCCATGACCTGCTCTCCCTGACGAGCATCAAGAACGGAAAGGCCTACCTCACCGCTCTGAGGAAGGCGATCGACGCTATCAAGAGCGTTAAGAAGGAGTATACCCTCCGAGATATAATCAAGGTCCTGGAGAGCGATGAGGAGGGTAACAACGCTGCCCTCATCAACGAGCTTCAGTTCCTTGAGGACTGCAAGATCTTCGCACCTTCGGGGACGCGCATCGACGAGCTTGTCGTGAAAGGGAAAATGACCATAATCAATCTCAAGGGCACCGAGCCGGAGATCGCTGAGCTCATCGTCAATCGCATCTGCACCGCCCTGTTCGAGCTGCGTAAGCTCGGCAAGGTGCCGCCGATGATGCTGGTGGTCGAGGAGGCGCACAACTATTGCCCGCAGCAAGGCCTGGCGGCCTCGTCCAAGATCTTCCGCACCATCGCCGCCGAGGGCCGAAAGTTCGGTCTCGGTCTGACCATTATCAGCCAGAGGGCGGCCAAGATCGATAAGAACGTCCTCAGCCAATGCAATACCCAGATGATACTCAAGGTCACCAATCCTAACGACCTCAAGGCCATCACCGCTTCCGTGGAAGGCCTCACCGCAGGCATGGCCGACGAGATACAGCGCCTGCCCATAGGTGTAGCGCTATGTGTCGGTGGCAACATCCAGATGCCGCTGTTCGTCGAGGTGCGCCCGAGGGAGAGCCGCCACGGTGGGGAGAGCGTGGAAATAATTCCGACCAAGGATGATTGAGCATGCAAGACACAATATCCAGTGAAAAACTGGACAAGTACCTAGATACCACCAAACGGGCGCTGGATAAGCTCAAGATCGCCGCCCCACCCCGCTCCTTCGGTAGGCG
This DNA window, taken from Methanomassiliicoccus sp., encodes the following:
- a CDS encoding ATP-binding protein, giving the protein MDTEAEAPPSSDVQRSEAPIIVPSMPSPAPAPEVTAPVAVNATSALPSFGEGRDAVGIIYGDVGTAAYNVSVIANLEKMEYVMAQHEQAGWVLGQVMDMQRKTDLSLDRAKMISLGEEIMIHERVAAQITVIGYRDERGLLQVPRTPFKAGQPVFKATDDLIRKVIGLKENTPTGAYIGLLFGHDIRVEMDINSMVQKHVSILAKTGGGKSFLCGDLIEELMKHDVTVMVLDPHGEYGAMREVGHVGKGHRDFKVTERGFEEHIIEFASDTDVNKKAKPLRFTLANIEAHDLLSLTSIKNGKAYLTALRKAIDAIKSVKKEYTLRDIIKVLESDEEGNNAALINELQFLEDCKIFAPSGTRIDELVVKGKMTIINLKGTEPEIAELIVNRICTALFELRKLGKVPPMMLVVEEAHNYCPQQGLAASSKIFRTIAAEGRKFGLGLTIISQRAAKIDKNVLSQCNTQMILKVTNPNDLKAITASVEGLTAGMADEIQRLPIGVALCVGGNIQMPLFVEVRPRESRHGGESVEIIPTKDD
- a CDS encoding glycoside hydrolase family 15 protein codes for the protein MSDRTGYEPIADYGLIGNRYSAALINSKGSIDWLCMPRFDSPSVFARMLDPEKGGFWSISPIGQFESSHRYIEDTNVLETTFITADGKAVMMDFGEIDTGLSAMHFSVPGRYIRILKGLTGTVRFRNECAPRLEYATKMPRFRVDRRNADFDIFRLTGPGSWKADNEDGMLTYDLDLKGGESIPFTLQIRGEPQPERGSPDEALRTTSHFWEVASQNCFYQGPYRNMVVRSVLTLALLFYSPTGALVAAPTTSLPEEMGGERNWDYRYSWLRDSSYSLYSLLSVGYGWGSHVIPAHRWMQNVISSSGKNIKILYPITPGGSTEEMELGHLRGYRDSRPVRIGNGAVDQVQLDVFGELALTQRLASESGKYNIVPGWYYTRSLADWIADNWREPDAGLWESRGGVKHFVYGKAMLWAALQAAVESAGKWELDGDIERWRREMDECGNEVLTKGWSEDLGAFKQSYEDDVLDASNLLLSFIGIVDGEDPRMIGTIDATLRHLVKDGMCYRYDTSKFDDGLKGSESSFVLCTFWLVEALTRAGRIEEAREIYEGILAKASSLGLFAEELDSKTGEHIGNFPQAFSQLGVIGGAVALAKYGGMGNIVEKVPHHLSAKRHNSRSH
- a CDS encoding ribose-phosphate diphosphokinase, translated to MVAEWIPRSQKVKAVMLMPLVMIVIGGSSSKMLAQDLATELGCKYMQAHTSRFPDGECYVRIEAEDLDDEVVVVQSSHPDSNLVELLLLQDAAVGLGARQVTTVVPYFGYARQDERFKKGEALSAKVMVRLMELTSKKFVSVDIHKPIVLDWFCGDAYDVHAAPCIGEFFKGHGVDLVLAPDEGALQRASEVARVIGAEWDHLEKTRLSGEVVRMAPKNVDAKDKNALIVDDIISTGGTIEAAANQLKILGAKSVTAVCTHGLFAKGALDRLRKCCNAVYSTNTIENEVSVISVAPQIAKALR
- the proS gene encoding proline--tRNA ligase; the protein is MKKEDNFSEWYNDLVEQAGLTDKRYPIKGMNVWPAYGWKIMQYIDTFIRQELDATSHDEVCFPLLIPKTEFQKEKDHIKGFDAEVYWVTHAGLNELDIPLLLRPTSETAMYPMFAIWVRSHGDLPLKIYQIVNTFRYETKQTRAFIRVREIHFFESHTCHVDEADAQRQVEEDFVILENLMQNLCLPYMLLRRTEWDKFPGAYYTVGIDTAMMRGRSLQLGSIHHYRENFSRPFDIKYEDVDGSTKYVHQTTYGMSERLLGSVVGVHGDDKGLVLPPAIAPFQVVIVPILAKGNVQDVSDKAKALRDELKAAGVRVVLDDSDERPGAKFFKWELKGVPLRLELGARDIEKGVVAYARRDDGKKGSFGRADVATEVRSLLDQIAKDMRSKAQKFLDDSIINVDSLDFKEVPEKWLRFGWCGEQECGRKIEERTELKILGSPYIKEEYHGKCLGCSKETDTVVYAARAM
- a CDS encoding sugar porter family MFS transporter, whose product is MDSKGRKEPRSRYPMIVFVAAAVAAVGGILFGYDTGVISGAILFIVKDFDLSSSQESVAVSIVLVGAIIGAASGGYMADHLGRRRSIILASLMFLLGTIIVVASQGLDPFLVGRLFIGAAIGIASFICPMYISEVSPKGIRGSMVSLNQLMVTVGILLAYFVSLFFASSSDWQAMFLVGMVPAAVLLVGIFVMPNSPRWLVLKSRHDDAVKVIKRFHSPQDPDSEITDTINEMEAAVRKERGAKIKDLFTDKLRLATMIGVGLAILQQATGINTVIYYAPTIFQLAGFQGASASISASIWVGVTNVALTVVSIFLVDRIGRRPLLLISLTGMVIALLGLGISFQMISGGGDVGTITVALLMLYVASFAIGLGPVFWLLISEIYPLRARGQAMSLATVANWMANFVISLTFLGLIDLLTTGGVFLLYAIIGILAFVFIWKLVPETKGLSLEEIEKKIEAHEHHVPKEALHPKRIEGGK
- a CDS encoding ribonuclease III domain-containing protein — protein: MDDQEVMAKALAFEKSFNYRFNELELLTSALVSSGYPNEHKDFKPKVRHAVLANLGDVVIDLLATEHLIREKLMEDAGQITLMRSRMVNGGSLNELAGPIVQLLVMTSGERNDLEHSAIPCEALEALVGAIYLDGGLAPAKRLLEMLGFFDRDYGE